In a single window of the Notamacropus eugenii isolate mMacEug1 chromosome 4, mMacEug1.pri_v2, whole genome shotgun sequence genome:
- the LOC140498145 gene encoding olfactory receptor 1f45-like, whose product MEGGNQSRISEFILLGLSNQPEQERLLFFLFLVMYLITVLWNLLIILAIRTDSHLHTPMYFFLSNLSLVDICFTSSAVPKMLVNHISGNKAISYTNCLTQAFFFSWFAGLDSIILASMAYDCYVAICAPLYYTMIMTQKVCVRLAAVCWFWACIHALIHTIFLTRLSFCGHNEIHHFFCDLSVVIRLACSDTFLNDLMVYTIGGLTTVMCFIGILISYTRIFVAVLKIPLAHGKKKSFNTCGSHLIVVCLFYGTIIAVYFNPTSTHTAQKDTASAVMYTVVTPMLNPYIYSLRNKEMKAALTMLFTRKPDNLSL is encoded by the coding sequence ATGGAAGGAGGAAATCAATCAAGGATCTCTGAGTTCATCCTCCTGGGCCTTTCAAACCAGCCTGAACAAGAGAGgcttctgtttttcctcttcctcgTTATGTACCTCATCACAGTGCTATGGAACCTGCTCATCATTCTGGCCATTAGAACTGACTCCCACCTTCACAcccccatgtactttttccttagCAATTTATCCCTTGTTGACATCTGCTTCACATCCAGTGCTGTCCCCAAGATGTTGGTTAATCACATATCTGGAAATAAAGCAATTTCTTACACCAATTGCCTGACACAAGCATTCTTCTTCAGTTGGTTTGCAGGATTAGACAGTATTATTCTTGCCTCCATGGCCTATGACTGCTATGTGGCTATCTGTGCCCCATTATACTATACCATGATCATGACCCAAAAAGTCTGTGTCCGTCTAGCAGCAGTGTGCTGGTTTTGGGCCTGCATTCATGCCCTGATTCACACTATCTTCCTGACTCGACTTTCATTCTGTGGCCACAATGAAATCCATCATTTCTTCTGTGACCTCAGTGTGGTGATAAGGTTGGCCTGTTCTGATACCTTCCTCAATGACTTGATGGTCTACACAATAGGAGGACTGACAACTGTTATGTGTTTTATTGGCATCCTCATCTCCTACACACGCATTTTTGTTGCTGTCCTGAAGATTCCATTGGCTCATgggaaaaagaaatctttcaaCACTTGTGGCTCCCACCTCATTGTGGTCTGTCTCTTCTATGGAACAATCATTGCAGTGTACTTCAACCCCACATCTACCCACACGGCCCAAAAGGACACAGCATCAGCTGTGATGTACACTGTGGTCACTCCTATGCTGAACCCTTACATCTACAGCCTAAGGAACAAGGAGATGAAAGCAGCCCTGACCATGCTCTTCACCAGGAAACCAGACAACCTATCTCTCTGA